The Castanea sativa cultivar Marrone di Chiusa Pesio chromosome 11, ASM4071231v1 genome contains a region encoding:
- the LOC142615123 gene encoding stress enhanced protein 1, chloroplastic-like isoform X2: MALAQISSSLSLSVRDAYAFSSPKTSSATPRLPLSKLSLYGSVFATGSPLLIRQTCYQKQPAGKAMLLPIRCEQGTQDNSSDVWLGRFAMIGFAVAITVEVTTGKGLLENFGLTSPLPTVALAVTAFVGILTAVFIFQSASKD, from the exons ATGGCCTTAGCTCAAATTTCCTCGTCTCTCTCCCTTTCGGTCCGCG ATGCATATGCTTTTAGCTCACCCAAAACCTCTTCTGCAACTCCTCGCCTTCCACTTTCCAAGCTTTCACTATATGGGTCCGTTTTTGCCACTGGTTCTCCGCTCT TGATACGACAAACTTGTTACCAAAAGCAGCCTGCAGGCAAAGCAATGTTACTTCCCATAAGATGTGAACAAGGCACCCAGGACAACAGTTCAGATGTATGGCTAGGCCGATTTGCAATGATTGGCTTTGCAGTGGCTATTACTGTTGAGGTAACAACAGGCAAGGGACTTTTGGAG AATTTTGGGCTCACAAGTCCCCTGCCTACAGTAGCCTTGGCAGTTACAGCATTCGTGGGCATTTTAACAGCAGTTTTTATCTTCCAGTCCGCTTCAAAAGATTGA
- the LOC142615123 gene encoding stress enhanced protein 1, chloroplastic-like isoform X1: MALAQISSSLSLSVRGTLYAYAFSSPKTSSATPRLPLSKLSLYGSVFATGSPLLIRQTCYQKQPAGKAMLLPIRCEQGTQDNSSDVWLGRFAMIGFAVAITVEVTTGKGLLENFGLTSPLPTVALAVTAFVGILTAVFIFQSASKD; encoded by the exons ATGGCCTTAGCTCAAATTTCCTCGTCTCTCTCCCTTTCGGTCCGCGGTAccctct ATGCATATGCTTTTAGCTCACCCAAAACCTCTTCTGCAACTCCTCGCCTTCCACTTTCCAAGCTTTCACTATATGGGTCCGTTTTTGCCACTGGTTCTCCGCTCT TGATACGACAAACTTGTTACCAAAAGCAGCCTGCAGGCAAAGCAATGTTACTTCCCATAAGATGTGAACAAGGCACCCAGGACAACAGTTCAGATGTATGGCTAGGCCGATTTGCAATGATTGGCTTTGCAGTGGCTATTACTGTTGAGGTAACAACAGGCAAGGGACTTTTGGAG AATTTTGGGCTCACAAGTCCCCTGCCTACAGTAGCCTTGGCAGTTACAGCATTCGTGGGCATTTTAACAGCAGTTTTTATCTTCCAGTCCGCTTCAAAAGATTGA